From a region of the Arachis ipaensis cultivar K30076 chromosome B09, Araip1.1, whole genome shotgun sequence genome:
- the LOC107618257 gene encoding uncharacterized protein LOC107618257 codes for MEGNVSSEPEPEVDYSVINIASDALDGSTIFHTVNDVVSLLLYMHLQIPSTVQDMSAEFDTLHSEYKELELAIGTTAKTSFRRQQVSKMRDIKMGIRRMDKFMNTLLKVQTAMKVMISQVPTMEKLVLALGASPLRPLHIYVLNFSHGAARTTDSDDFGRSKLAEGLSRKAIRALISKGAGSVNYPGPLKLFLLFKAPSSFNQPLHFLPKRDFRYHKQVVPLKLLVKCRNQVEEVAVPSEDMIWFQCRHVIKGLAMNTMPDE; via the exons ATGGAAGGCAACGTTAGCTCCGAACCGGAACCGGAAGTGGACTACAGTGTAATCAACATAGCATCAGACGCGTTGGATGGTTCAACGATCTTTCACACCGTCAACGACGTCGTTTCCCTCCTCCTTTACATGCATCTCCAAATCCCCTC CACGGTGCAGGATATGAGCGCTGAATTTGATACATTGCATTCCGAGTATAAAGAGCTG GAGTTGGCTATAGGAACCACAGCGAAAACATCATTTCGAAGACAGCAAGTGAGCAAAATGAGGGACATTAAGATGGGAATCAGGAGAATGGATAAGTTCATGAACACACTCTTGAAAGTGCAAACTGCCATGAAAGTGATGATCAGCCAAGTCCCCACCATGGAGAAGCTTGTATTGGCTCTTGGAGCTAGCCCTCTTCGGCCCCTGCACATCTATGTCTTGAACTTCTCTCATGGAGCTGCACGTACAACAGATTCAGATGATTTCGGGAGAAGTAAACTGGCAGAAGGGCTGTCGAGAAAG GCAATCCGGGCATTGATATCAAAGGGTGCTGGGTCTGTCAACTATCCCG GTCCTCTCAAATTGTTTCTGCTGTTTAAGGCCCCTTCTTCATTCAATCAGCCTCTGCATTTTCTGCCAAAACGTGATTTTAGGTATCACAAGCAG GTTGTGCCTTTGAAGCTATTGGTTAAGTGCCGCAACCAGGTAGAGGAAGTAGCTGTTCCTTCAGAAGATATGATCTG GTTTCAATGCCGACATGTGATTAAAGGCCTTGCAATGAACACAATGCCGGATGAATGA